In Luteitalea sp. TBR-22, one genomic interval encodes:
- a CDS encoding type II toxin-antitoxin system HicB family antitoxin, with the protein MLYPIVLETEDDGAVSAYVPGLPVYAAADSHAKAERAIRALLEAYLQEHPSTKPGARVRVARRSDGGARRVEIVGVAALVGAKRTAAKAKAARANGRLGGRPRKVVGATTTPKKA; encoded by the coding sequence ATGCTCTATCCGATCGTGCTCGAGACCGAAGACGACGGCGCGGTCAGCGCCTATGTCCCGGGTTTGCCCGTGTATGCGGCCGCCGATTCGCATGCCAAGGCCGAGCGGGCGATTCGTGCCTTGCTCGAGGCCTACCTCCAGGAACACCCGTCGACCAAGCCCGGAGCCCGCGTGCGTGTGGCTCGTCGTTCAGATGGTGGCGCGAGGCGCGTGGAGATCGTCGGGGTGGCCGCCCTGGTCGGTGCCAAGCGCACGGCCGCGAAAGCGAAGGCCGCACGCGCCAATGGCCGTCTCGGCGGACGACCGCGCAAGGTGGTCGGCGCGACGACGACTCCGAAGAAGGCCTGA